The following are encoded together in the Acidobacteriota bacterium genome:
- the pgsA gene encoding CDP-diacylglycerol--glycerol-3-phosphate 3-phosphatidyltransferase, whose amino-acid sequence MNLANYLTLLRIFSIPFLVTVLLTEFPNKEIWGIGLFLAASVTDVLDGYIARRRRQVTTMGILMDPLADKLLVTSAFIILVQLHLVPAWMVVIIIGREFAVTGLRNLASSEGLIIRASALGKTKMVFQVVAVCLILAGARFGGIWLLLGKISLWLVLVIAVSSMVHYFFVFWRKIDAHRKKRIRLKRKLFQRRQNRVIREARSEPSVE is encoded by the coding sequence ATGAATCTGGCCAATTATCTCACGCTGCTGCGGATTTTCTCGATCCCCTTCCTGGTGACGGTGCTCCTCACCGAGTTTCCCAACAAGGAGATCTGGGGGATCGGGCTGTTCCTCGCGGCGTCGGTGACCGACGTCCTGGACGGCTACATCGCCCGCCGGCGGCGCCAGGTCACCACCATGGGCATCCTGATGGACCCCCTGGCCGACAAGCTGTTGGTCACCTCGGCCTTCATCATTCTGGTCCAGCTTCATCTGGTGCCGGCCTGGATGGTGGTGATCATCATCGGCCGCGAGTTCGCCGTCACCGGGTTGCGGAACCTGGCCTCGTCGGAAGGGCTGATCATCCGGGCGTCGGCGCTGGGAAAGACCAAGATGGTCTTCCAGGTGGTGGCGGTCTGCCTCATCCTGGCCGGGGCGCGGTTCGGCGGGATCTGGCTGCTGCTGGGGAAGATCTCGCTCTGGCTGGTGCTGGTGATCGCGGTCAGCAGCATGGTGCATTATTTCTTCGTGTTCTGGCGCAAGATCGACGCGCATCGCAAAAAGCGGATCCGCCTGAAGCGCAAGCTGTTCCAGCGGCGGCAGAACCGGGTGATCCGGGAGGCCCGCAGTGAACCCTCTGTCGAATGA